The Populus nigra chromosome 14, ddPopNigr1.1, whole genome shotgun sequence genome has a segment encoding these proteins:
- the LOC133673127 gene encoding 2-alkenal reductase (NADP(+)-dependent)-like, giving the protein MAGSGETVSNKHVLFKNYVSGFPKESDMYVATTTTELKVPDGCNNGVLVKNLYLSCDPYMIVLMKKSIDTRTFTSYTPGSPLRGYGVAKVLDSRHPGFKEGDFAWGTVGWEEYSLITSFQPFFKIQDTDVPLSYYTGILGMPGMTAYFGFYQVCSPKKGEHVYISAASGAVGQLVGQFAKLMGCYVVGSAGSKEKVDLLKNKFGFDEAFNYKEEPDLNAALGRYFPEGIDIYFENVGGKMLDAVLPNMRFHGRIAVCGMISQYNLDKPEGVFNLMTVVYKRVRIEGFVVTDYYDQYPKFLDFVLPCIREGKIKYMEDISEGLENGPAALVGLFSGQNVGKKLVVVSRE; this is encoded by the exons ATGGCAGGTAGTGGTGAAACAGTGAGCAACAAGCATGTGTTATTCAAGAACTATGTGTCTGGTTTCCCAAAAGAATCAGACATGTATGTTGCCACGACTACCACCGAACTCAAAGTACCAGATGGTTGTAATAATGGGGTTCTTGTTAAGAATCTCTATCTTTCTTGTGACCCGTATATGATAGTTTTGATGAAGAAGTCCATAGACACAAGGACTTTCACTTCGTATACCCCAGGCTCT CCATTACGTGGGTATGGAGTGGCGAAAGTGTTGGATTCTAGGCACCCGGGCTTTAAAGAAGGCGACTTTGCTTGGGGGACAGTAGGCTGGGAAGAGTACAGCCTTATCACTTCATTCCAACCCTTCTTTAAAATTCAGGATACTGATGTGCCCCTTTCATACTATACAGGAATTCTTG GCATGCCTGGTATGACTGCTTATTTTGGTTTCTATCAAGTTTGTTCTCCAAAGAAAGGGGAGCACGTCTACATTTCAGCAGCATCTGGTGCTGTTGGTCAGCTTGTTGGCCAGTTTGCAAAGCTAATGGGTTGTTATGTTGTTGGAAGTGCCGGAAGTAAAGAAAAG GTTGATTTATTGAAGAACAAATTTGGGTTTGACGAGGCTTTTAATTACAAAGAGGAGCCTGACTTAAATGCTGCTCTGGGAAG ATACTTCCCTGAAGGCattgacatatattttgaaaatgttgGGGGCAAGATGCTTGACGCCGTGCTTCCAAACATGAGATTTCATGGCCGCATTGCGGTATGTGGAATGATCTCCCAATACAATCTTGACAAACCTGAAGgtgtatttaatttaatgactGTCGTTTACAAGCGGGTACGCATAGAAGGATTTGTGGTTACAGATTATTATGATCAATATCCCAAGTTCCTAGACTTTGTATTGCCTTGCATAAGAGAGGGAAAGATAAAGTACATGGAAGACATTTCTGAAGGACTCGAGAATGGCCCTGCAGCACTGGTAGGCCTTTTCAGTGGACAAAATGTTGGGAAAAAGCTGGTTGTAGTTTCTCGTGAGTGA
- the LOC133673126 gene encoding 2-alkenal reductase (NADP(+)-dependent)-like, which yields MASDIRGEVSNKQVVLKNYACGFPKESDFEVTTTTIKLKVPEDSKNAVLLKTLYLSCDPYLRGRMRYTPVTDHDFCSYTLGSPISGFAVATVVDSGHPDFKKGDLVWGRRVGWEEYNLVTTPECLTKILHIDAPLSYYTGILGMPGITAYFGFFEICSPKKGESVYVSAASGAVGQLVGQIAKLMGCYVVGSAASKEKVELLKSKFGFDGAFNYKEEHDLDAALKRYFPEGIDINFENVGGEMLDAVLLNMRLRGRIAACGMISQYNLHQPETIQNLTNIVYKRIRIQGFVVMDYFDQYSKFLDFILPCIREGKIVYVEDIAEGLESGPAALIGLFSGRNIGKQAVKVTDE from the exons ATGGCAAGTGATATCAGAGGTGAAGTGAGCAATAAGCAAGTGGTACTCAAGAACTATGCCTGTGGTTTTCCAAAAGAATCAGATTTCGAAGTGACAACCACAACAATAAAACTCAAAGTACCAGAAGATAGTAAAAATGCTGTTTTGCTAAAGACCCTATACCTTTCTTGTGATCCTTACCTCCGTGGTCGCATGAGATACACGCCGGTTACCGATCATGACTTCTGTTCCTACACCCTTGGCTCA CCAATATCTGGATTTGCAGTAGCTACAGTGGTTGATTCGGGGCACCCTGACTTCAAGAAAGGTGATCTTGTTTGGGGGAGGAGAGTAGGCTGGGAAGAGTATAATTTAGTTACCACACCTGAATGCCTCACCAAAATCCTCCATATTGATGCACCCCTTTCCTACTATACTGGAATTCTTG GCATGCCTGGAATCACTGCTTATTTTGGTTTCTTTGAAATTTGTTCTCCCAAGAAAGGGGAAAGCGTCTACGTTTCAGCGGCATCTGGTGCAGTTGGTCAGCTTGTGGGGCAGATTGCTAAGTTGATGGGTTGCTATGTTGTTGGAAGTGCTGCTAGTAAAGAAAAG GTTGAACTGTTGAAGAGCAAATTTGGGTTTGATGGTGCTTTCAACTATAAAGAGGAACATGACTTGGATGCTGCCTTAAAAAG GTACTTCCCCGAAGGCATCGACATTAACTTTGAGAATGTTGGGGGGGAAATGCTTGATGCTGTGCTTCTAAACATGAGATTGCGCGGCCGCATTGCTGCTTGTGGAATGATCTCGCAGTACAATCTTCATCAACCTGAAACCATTCAAAACTTGACGAATATTGTTTATAAGCGGATTCGAATACAAGGGTTTGTGGTTATGGATTACTTTGACCAGTACTCCAAGTTCTTGGATTTTATTCTGCCTTGTATCAGAGAAGGGAAGATTGTTTATGTGGAAGACATAGCTGAAGGACTCGAGAGTGGCCCTGCTGCTTTGATCGGCCTTTTTAGCGGCCGCAACATCGGAAAGCAAGCAGTGAAGGTTACTGATGAGTGA